Sequence from the Streptomyces sp. R33 genome:
GGTCCCGGCGGGGAGCCGGTCCAGGATCGCGGCGGCCGCGGGGAGCGCGGTCTCGTCCGCGTACATGAGCAGTGCGTCGGTGCCGGCCGGCGGCTGGAACCGTACGGACTTGTTCTCCGCGACGGCCGGGCCGATCGCCATGATCCGGCGGCCGGTCACGGCCCGCCCGGCCCAGTACGCCGCCGGGGAGCCCGCCGCGTCAGCGGCTGTTGTCGCAGTCCCGTGGAGGACGAAGTCGATGTCGACCTCGTCGGCGCCCTCGGGCGTACGGCGCTGCTCGCGCACGGTGTACGAGCGCATCACCGGCCGCTCCTCGTCCGGCATTCCGCGCCAGGCCGCGAACCAGGTGTCCTCGTCCGTGGACGGGAGCACGGTGTGCTCCCGGTGGGCGGGCGGCAGGAAGAGCGAGAGGCTCTGGTCGTAGCCGCCCGAGCGGAAGCCCGCGAGGGACTCCCCGCCGAACGTGACCCGCAGGAACGAGTGCCCGAGCCGGCGCGTGCGGAGCACTTCGAGTTCGAAGAACCGGAAGTGGGCGGCGGCCGGGACGGCGTCGGATGCGGTGGCGGTCATGCGGAGAGTCCCCCCTCGTC
This genomic interval carries:
- a CDS encoding siderophore-interacting protein gives rise to the protein MTATASDAVPAAAHFRFFELEVLRTRRLGHSFLRVTFGGESLAGFRSGGYDQSLSLFLPPAHREHTVLPSTDEDTWFAAWRGMPDEERPVMRSYTVREQRRTPEGADEVDIDFVLHGTATTAADAAGSPAAYWAGRAVTGRRIMAIGPAVAENKSVRFQPPAGTDALLMYADETALPAAAAILDRLPAGTRVAAWFEVPHADDRLALPTPADADITWIVRESGAGKERTERVLEALRAAELPVAEAPYAWLAGEAGTVRAVRRHVVQERSIDRRSVRFTGYWRLGASEEELLAEAYAGQAASEEPTSEL